The Bradysia coprophila strain Holo2 unplaced genomic scaffold, BU_Bcop_v1 contig_151, whole genome shotgun sequence genome contains a region encoding:
- the LOC119074958 gene encoding uncharacterized protein LOC119074958 yields the protein MSKIIIFIGFLCTLQLASCHVIREAPADDATTLTLKDLTTKAETAYDNLHEGILKFANVNSDAELTSLVRNQTEQYADKLKTFAGQFTDEFKTNSEKFDGAFKSFVDSFTATANKLKEENPQLASFQENLEKGFKNILDESEKLTTKIKEDGQVIPENAEKILKQVYEDTWATIQTVSQQISTAGKKD from the exons atgtcgaaaataataattttcattggatTCCTGTGTacacttcag TTGGCATCATGCCACGTTATTCGCGAAGCTCCAGCTGATGACGCAACAACACTCACTTTGAAGGATTTAACAACGAAAGCAGAAACAGCCTACGACAATTTGCATGAAGGTATATTGAAATTCGCCAACGTTAACTCGGACGCCGAATTGACCAGTTTGGTTCGCAATCAGACTGAGCAATATGCTGATAAATTGAAGACATTTGCCGGTCAATTCACTGATGAG TTCAAAACCAACTCGGAGAAATTTGACGGAGCTTTCAAATCATTCGTTGACAGTTTCACCGCAACGGCCAATAAACTGAAGGAAGAAAATCCACAATTGGCATCGTTCCAG GAAAATTTGGAGAAAGGCTTCAAGAACATCTTGGACGAATCCGAAAAATTGACCACAAAGATTAAGGAGGACGGACAGGTTATTCCGGAAAATGCCGAAAAGATTCTGAAGCAAGTTTACGAAGACACATGGGCAACAATCCAAACTGTTTCGCAGCAAATCAGCACTGCGGGTAAAAAAGACTGA